GTTAAAATTATGATTTATTCAATAACTTCTTCAGATTCGTAGACTGTGCTGTTTCCCAAGATAAAAGCCAGTCATTTAGTTTTTTATATTTTGTCGATTTTTTCTCAACGACCCCATTTGTTATAGTCATCATGACTACCAACATTCACTAGGATAACTGTATTTTTAGCTTCAAAATCAAAAAGCACCCTATGACCATTTTTCAAATAGAAGGAATAGTAGTCTGCTAAATTTCCCTTAAGTTTGTGAGTATGCAAGGAGGGACTAAATGGGTTGTTAAAAAATATCTTTATTTTTTGCTCAAAATCCCTTTTTATCTTAGTCGACAGTTTCTTAAAAGACCGTTTAAATTGAGAAGAACGGTTGATCTTCATGCTATGTTAAGAATATAATTCTTTAATTAGCTCATCAGCTGAAGTAAACGTTTTACTTTTCCCCATGGCATATTCTAGCCTAGCTTCAGCAACCATCTCATCAATAGTATTTGGGTCATTAACTTTTTTCATAGATTTAACATCTACTTCCACAACAAGCTTCCTCCCCCGATCACTGCTATAAAGAGGCCTCAAACTGGTTAAAGGAAAA
This genomic stretch from Candidatus Roizmanbacteria bacterium CG_4_9_14_0_2_um_filter_38_17 harbors:
- a CDS encoding type II toxin-antitoxin system mRNA interferase toxin, RelE/StbE family; this translates as MKINRSSQFKRSFKKLSTKIKRDFEQKIKIFFNNPFSPSLHTHKLKGNLADYYSFYLKNGHRVLFDFEAKNTVILVNVGSHDDYNKWGR